The proteins below are encoded in one region of Paenibacillus sp. YYML68:
- a CDS encoding methyl-accepting chemotaxis protein produces MRWFMNVKVAIKLISSFIMVAVILACVGMQGMSNLGMMNRNINHLYSNNLISVQNLSQALIYYQEMRVNIRDLSMTDSKDGNRKRESELEALTKKITEELNSYRNTPLTQAEKDEIKVFDDVFAAYLKSLDKAVTLASMESETEFNTFKDTELYVTGGKVVDSLNRLIELNVKLAQEMNKQAAEDYESARQWTIAVIVVTFLICIVLGLVISRTISRPLGSIVTLVTKISQGDLREKSDIATKDEVGQVACSLNVMIDNLRQLIGGVQHSSQSVAAASEQISASTQEIASSSTTQSQSAQAITQLFKELNIVIQSVARSAEQAAELSGQTVKTATEGDKVVQSSMLSMREVNASMSKLQEDSLKIGDIIKVIDGIADQTNLLALNAAIEAARAGDQGRGFAVVADEVRKLAERSSEATKQISSIIKVMQHNTQGSVTAVLESVNKSGQTGEALQNIIQMVNDSSKRVIDIAAACEEEAAQAAEVMGSVEMIAASSEESAAASEETAATSQSLAQLADELNHSIAVFKL; encoded by the coding sequence ATGAGATGGTTCATGAATGTAAAGGTAGCAATTAAGCTGATTTCCTCTTTTATTATGGTTGCTGTGATCCTCGCTTGTGTCGGTATGCAAGGCATGTCAAATCTCGGAATGATGAACCGGAACATCAATCATCTGTACAGCAACAACTTGATCTCGGTACAAAATCTGTCTCAGGCTCTCATCTATTATCAGGAAATGAGAGTGAACATCCGGGACCTGAGCATGACGGACTCGAAGGATGGTAACCGTAAGCGTGAATCCGAGCTTGAAGCGCTAACCAAGAAAATAACGGAAGAGCTGAATTCGTACCGCAATACTCCGCTGACGCAGGCGGAGAAGGATGAGATTAAAGTATTCGATGATGTGTTCGCTGCATACTTGAAGTCGCTCGATAAAGCGGTCACGCTAGCCTCGATGGAGAGCGAGACCGAGTTTAATACGTTTAAAGATACTGAATTATATGTGACAGGCGGCAAGGTAGTAGATAGCTTGAATCGATTGATCGAATTGAACGTGAAGCTGGCTCAAGAGATGAACAAGCAGGCTGCAGAAGATTACGAAAGCGCACGTCAATGGACGATTGCAGTTATTGTTGTTACATTCCTCATCTGTATCGTGCTGGGCTTGGTGATATCTCGAACCATCTCTCGTCCGCTCGGGTCGATCGTGACGCTGGTGACGAAGATCTCACAGGGCGACCTGCGGGAGAAGTCGGATATTGCAACGAAGGACGAGGTGGGTCAAGTGGCCTGCTCGCTTAATGTGATGATCGATAATTTGCGTCAGCTGATTGGTGGCGTTCAGCATTCTTCACAAAGTGTCGCGGCCGCCTCCGAGCAAATCTCAGCCAGCACGCAGGAAATCGCCTCGAGCAGCACGACTCAGTCGCAATCGGCTCAGGCGATCACCCAACTGTTCAAGGAGCTGAATATCGTCATCCAATCGGTCGCTCGAAGTGCCGAGCAGGCGGCAGAGCTCTCAGGTCAGACGGTCAAGACGGCAACGGAGGGAGACAAGGTCGTTCAATCGTCGATGCTGAGCATGAGGGAAGTGAATGCCTCGATGTCGAAGCTTCAGGAGGACTCGCTGAAGATTGGAGATATTATTAAGGTGATCGATGGCATTGCCGACCAGACGAACTTGCTAGCCTTGAACGCAGCGATCGAAGCGGCGCGGGCTGGTGATCAAGGGAGAGGCTTCGCAGTCGTGGCGGATGAGGTGCGCAAGCTGGCTGAGCGCAGCAGCGAAGCGACCAAGCAGATTAGCTCCATTATTAAAGTGATGCAGCACAATACGCAAGGCAGCGTGACGGCCGTGCTGGAGAGCGTCAACAAGTCCGGTCAGACCGGTGAGGCGCTGCAGAACATTATTCAGATGGTGAATGATTCCTCCAAGCGCGTGATTGATATCGCGGCTGCCTGTGAGGAGGAGGCTGCTCAGGCCGCCGAGGTGATGGGCTCCGTGGAAATGATCGCAGCATCGAGTGAGGAGTCTGCGGCTGCATCCGAGGAGACGGCGGCAACGAGTCAATCGCTGGCACAGCTGGCGGATGAGCTTAATCATTCCATTGCTGTCTTTAAGCTGTAG
- a CDS encoding YjcZ family sporulation protein, which produces MSCAGAWTSTATILVLFILLVIITRTICL; this is translated from the coding sequence ATGTCTTGTGCAGGCGCATGGACTTCGACAGCTACCATTCTCGTTTTGTTCATCCTTCTGGTCATTATCACACGTACGATCTGCTTGTAG